AGAGTGCGTAATAGCTCACTGGTCGAGTGACTCTGCGCGGAAAATGTAACGGGGCTAAACGTATCACCGAAGCTATGGCAGTCCTTACGGACTGGGTAGGGGAGCGTTCCAAGCAGCAGTGAAGCCGTACTGGAAAGAGCGGTGGAGCGCTTGGAAGTGAGAATGCCGGTGTAAGTAGCGAAAAGACAAGTGAGAATCTTGTCCACCGAAAGCCTAAGGTTTCCTGGGGAAGGCTCGTCCTCCCAGGGTTAGTCGGGACCTAAGCTGAGGCCGAAAGGCGTAGGCGATGGACAACAGGTTGATATTCCTGTACCACCTCTGTTCCGCTTGAGCAATGGCGTGACGCAGGAGGATAGGGTGAGCGGCCTATTGGATGGCCGTCCAAGCAGTAAGTGTGGTGTGTAGGCAAATCCGCACACCGTGAAGCATGAGCTGTGATGGCGAGGGAAATATAAGTACCGAAGTCCCTGATTTCACACTGCCAAGAAAAGCGTCTAGCGAGGAACAAGGTGCCCGTACCGCAAACCGACACAGGTAGGCGAGGAGAGAATCCTAAGGTGCGCGGGATAACTCTTGCTAAGGAACTCGGCAAAATGGCCCCGTAACTTCGGGAGAAGGGGCGCCTCGGTAGGGTTAATAGCCCGAGGGGGCCGCAGTGAAAAGGCCCAAGCGACTGTTTAGCAAAAACACAGGTCTCTGCGAAGCCGCAAGGCGAAGTATAGGGGCTGACGCCTGCCCGGTGCTGGAAGGTTAAGGGGATGAGTTAGCGCAAGCGAAGCTTTGAACCGAAGCCCCAGTAAACGGCGGCCGTAACTATAACGGTCCTAAGGTAGCGAAATTCCTTGTCGGGTAAGTTCCGACCCGCACGAAAGGCGTAACGACTTGGGCGCTGTCTCGGCAAGAGACCCGGTGAAATCATAATACCTGTGAAGATGCAGGTTACCCGCGACAAGACGGAAAGACCCCATGGAGCTTTACTGTAGCCTGGTATTGGAACTTTGTGCATCATGTACAGGATAGGTGGGAAGCTGAGAAGCAGGGGCGCCAGCCTCTGTGGAGCTGTCGGTGGGATACCACCCTTGATGTACGGAGTTTCTAACTCGTCGCCCTTATCGGGCGAGAGGACCATGCCAGGTGGGCAGTTTGACTGGGGCGGTCGCCTCCTAAAAGGTAACGGAGGCGCCCAAAGGTTCCCTCAGAATGGTCGGAAATCATTCGTAGAGTGTAAAGGCAGAAGGGAGCTTGACTGCGAGACCTACAAGTCGAGCAGGGACGAAAGTCGGGCTTAGTGATCCGGTGGTTCCGCATGGAAGGGCCATCGCTCAACGGATAAAAGCTACCCTGGGGATAACAGGCTTATCTCCCCCAAGAGTCCACATCGACGGGGAGGTTTGGCACCTCGATGTCGGCTCATCGCATCCTGGGGCTGAAGTAGGTCCCAAGGGTTGGGCTGTTCGCCCATTAAAGCGGTACGCGAGCTGGGTTCAGAACGTCGTGAGACAGTTCGGTCCCTATCTGTCGCGGGCGTAGGAAGTTTGAGGAGAGCTGTCCTTAGTACGAGAGGACCGGGATGGACGCACCGCTGGTGCACCAGTTGTCACGCCAGTGGCACAGCTGGGTAGCTATGTGCGGACGGGATAAGCGCTGAAAGCATCTAAGCGTGAAGCCCCCTCCAAGATGAGACTTCCCACAGCGCAAGCTGGTAAGACCCCTCATAGACGATGAGGTTGATAGGTTCGGTGTGGAAGCGCGGTAACGCGTGGAGCTGACGAATACTAATCGGTCGAGGACTTATCCACACACTCTTAGCAATCATGCGTATTCAGTTTTCAGGGAATGAAACCAACCTCTTTACCCCAGAATGGGTAAGGAGGTTTTTTGTTTTAACGTATCTTGCAGCAAGAAGTTAAACTCGCGATTATTTTGTCGATAAGTTAGGCCGAATGACCGACAAGTTCCCTCTTGCAGACGGGTCTTGGGGTAGACTAACATGAGAAGGTACCTGATCCAGGCGTTGGAGTAGGCGAGGTTATGAAGGAGAATCGTTCATGAAAAAAATTCTAATCTTTTCCGCTTCCATCGGTAACGGACACAACCAGGCAGCGCGGGCCATGCAAGAAAGCTTGGCTGAGAGTGGTTGCACATCAATGATCATCGATACGTTGGAGTATATTAGCCCCACCTTTCACAAGATTTTGCTGGAAAGCTATATGAATCTGTTGAGGTTGTCACCCAAGATGTGGGGCAGAATTTATCATAATACAGAAAAAACCCGTTTCTTCGATATGAATGTGCTGATGAATAAGTTATTGGCAAATAAACTGAAAAAGCTGATCAACAGTGTACAGCCTGATGCCTTTATTGCTACGCATCCGTTTGCAAGCTGTATGCTCTCCGTACTGAAGGGAAGAAATGATTGGAAGGAACCAATCTATACGATCATTACGGACTATACCATCCATCCTTCATGGATTAATCACCATATCAATTATTACTTCATCGGTCATGAACAGCTGTATTACCTGTTAGACGTTTATCGACAGGATCATCAAAAATTCATTCCGATGGGCATTCCTATCATGAAGAAATTCAGCTTGCCATTGGAACCCGAATTGATTCGGCAAAAGCTTGGTCTCGCTCCTGAACAAAAGAGCATTATTCTTTCGGGGGGCGGATTGGGTCTCGGCTCGATGGAAAAGGTATTAGATGGGCTAGAAGAGATTAACATTCCCCTGAAAACTTTTGTGTTAACAGGGACAAACGACAAGCTATACAATAAGGTGACAAATCGTACGTATCGGCATGAAGTCATTCCGCTAAAATTCATCAATAACTTCCACGAATACTTGGAAACGGCTGATTTAATTGTCACCAAATCAGGCGGACTTACATCAGCTGAAGTAATGAGTAAACGGGTACCCATGATTGTTTACAACCCTCTGCCTGGACAGGAAGAGAGGAATAGCCACTTTTTGCTCAATAATGGATG
The window above is part of the Brevibacillus brevis NBRC 100599 genome. Proteins encoded here:
- a CDS encoding MGDG synthase family glycosyltransferase, which encodes MKKILIFSASIGNGHNQAARAMQESLAESGCTSMIIDTLEYISPTFHKILLESYMNLLRLSPKMWGRIYHNTEKTRFFDMNVLMNKLLANKLKKLINSVQPDAFIATHPFASCMLSVLKGRNDWKEPIYTIITDYTIHPSWINHHINYYFIGHEQLYYLLDVYRQDHQKFIPMGIPIMKKFSLPLEPELIRQKLGLAPEQKSIILSGGGLGLGSMEKVLDGLEEINIPLKTFVLTGTNDKLYNKVTNRTYRHEVIPLKFINNFHEYLETADLIVTKSGGLTSAEVMSKRVPMIVYNPLPGQEERNSHFLLNNGCAVHANLSEQLIYFIDELLHSPSKVEYMRRMGQKISKPDAAQRITEFIMDDMNMLPGKVE